In the Paramisgurnus dabryanus chromosome 5, PD_genome_1.1, whole genome shotgun sequence genome, one interval contains:
- the xbp1 gene encoding LOW QUALITY PROTEIN: X-box-binding protein 1 (The sequence of the model RefSeq protein was modified relative to this genomic sequence to represent the inferred CDS: deleted 2 bases in 1 codon), producing the protein MVVVTAGVGGAHKVLLISGKQSASAGATQSGFSRSISVMLSNQASSDSDSNNSGPPMRKRQRLTHLSPEEKALRRKLKNRVAAQTARDRKKAKMGELEQQVLELELENQKLDLENTLLREKMSDLLSENEELRQRLGLDTLETKDEVEEMESKVSDLGLVTGSSERSTQATCASAAGAGPAVTKSEDFTMDTHSPDPTDDESDLLLGILDILDPDLFLKNGIPDAQEAQQPLLDGGAGEQIPASPSASLGTAPVKLEALNELIHFDHIYTKPAEVACEESICEVKDEEITDTIAFSADDEEIEVQTVSVKDEPEEVVIPETDENPNVVDDFLSDVSSFNDYEKVSYLTDAYSDSGCERSPSPFSNISSPLCPESSWEDMFASELFPQLISV; encoded by the exons ATGGTTGTGGTAACAGCAGGCGTCGGAGGGGCACACAAAGTCCTTCTGATATCGGGAAAACAAAGCGCTTCGGCCGGTGCGACGCAGAGCGGATTCAGCCGTTCCATATCTGTCATGCTATCGAACCAGGCCTCCTCTGATTCGGACTCCAACAACTCCGGACCACCAATGCGTAAGAGGCAGAGACTCACACATCTGAGCCCAGAAGAGAAAGCACTTCGAAG GAAACTGAAGAACAGAGTTGCTGCACAGACAGCAAGAGACAGAAAAAAGGCAAAGATGGGAGAGTTGGAGCAGCAGGTCTTGGAGCTGGAGCTCGAG AATCAGAAACTTGACCTTGAGAACACATTGTTGCGAGAGAAGATGAGTGATCTTCTAAGTGAGAATGAAGAGCTAAGACAGAGACTAGGGTTGGATACCCTGGAAACAAAAGATGAG GTTGAGGAGATGGAGTCCAAAGTGAGCGATTTGGGTTTGGTGACCGGGTCTTCTGAG CGCAGCACTCAGGCTACGTGTGCCTCCGCAGCAGGTGCAGGCCCAGCAGTTACCAAATCTGAAGACTTCACCATGGATACTCACAGCCCTGACCCTACAGATGATGAG TCTGATCTCTTGCTTGGTATTCTTGACATCCTGGACCCAGATCTCTTCCTCAAGAATGGGATCCCAGATGCTCAGGAAGCTCAGCAGCCACTGCTGGATGGGGGTGCCGGAGAGCAAATACCTGCCTCCCCGTCTGCATCTTTGGGGACCGCACCAGTTAAGCTGGAAGCCCTTAATGAACTGATCCACTTTGACCACATTTACACGAAACCCGCCGAAGTGGCGTGCGAGGAGAGCATTTGCGAAGTAAAAGACGAGGAGATTACAGACACCATCGCTTTTTCCGCAGACGATGAAGAAATTGAAGTCCAAACGGTTTCCGTTAAAGACGAACCGGAGGAAGTGGTCATCCCAGAGACGGATGAGAATCCGAATGTGGTTGATGACTTCCTGTCTGACGTCTCTTCCTTCAACGACTACGAGAAGGTTTCGTACCTGACAGATGCATACAGTGACTCTGGATGCGAGAGATCTCCATCCCCTTTCAGCAACATCTCATCCCCTCTCTGCCCTGAGAGCTCTTGGGAGGACATGTTTGCTTCCGAACTCTTTCCCCAACTGATCAGTGTCTAA